A window of the Egibacter rhizosphaerae genome harbors these coding sequences:
- a CDS encoding class I SAM-dependent methyltransferase, giving the protein MAGKTITSDLYQDEYEPSFVDKWDELIDWEGRAKGEGDFYPRILRDAGCTRVLDAATGTGYHAVQLAKAGFDVLAADGAAEMVSKTAENAARLGVDLPVQEADWRTLADDVPGEFDALLCLGNAFTHLFTEDERVRALEQFHKVLRPGGLVIIDQRNYDSILDEGFNTKHQYYYTGKGVDARPEEISDEAVRFRYQFPDGGVHHLTMYPLRQDYLTGLLADAGFRNIRRFGDFKEAYQHHEPDFVVQVGTA; this is encoded by the coding sequence ATGGCAGGCAAGACGATCACCTCGGACCTCTACCAGGACGAGTACGAGCCGTCGTTCGTGGACAAGTGGGACGAGCTCATCGACTGGGAGGGCCGCGCCAAGGGCGAAGGCGACTTCTACCCCCGGATCCTTCGTGACGCCGGCTGCACGCGGGTCCTCGACGCCGCCACCGGCACCGGGTACCACGCCGTGCAGCTCGCCAAGGCCGGCTTCGACGTGCTCGCCGCCGACGGCGCTGCCGAGATGGTCTCGAAGACCGCCGAGAACGCCGCGCGGCTGGGGGTGGACCTCCCGGTCCAGGAGGCCGACTGGCGCACGCTGGCCGACGACGTGCCGGGCGAGTTCGACGCGCTGCTGTGTCTCGGCAACGCGTTCACGCACCTGTTCACGGAGGACGAGCGCGTCCGGGCGCTCGAACAGTTCCACAAGGTCCTGCGTCCCGGAGGGCTGGTCATCATCGACCAGCGCAACTACGACTCGATCCTCGACGAGGGCTTCAACACGAAGCACCAGTACTACTACACGGGCAAGGGCGTGGACGCTCGCCCCGAGGAGATCAGCGACGAGGCGGTGCGCTTCCGGTACCAGTTCCCCGACGGTGGGGTGCACCACCTCACGATGTACCCGCTGCGCCAGGACTACCTGACCGGCCTGCTCGCCGACGCCGGGTTCCGCAACATCCGCCGCTTCGGCGACTTCAAGGAGGCCTACCAGCACCACGAGCCCGACTTCGTCGTCCAGGTGGGCACCGCGTAG
- the metK gene encoding methionine adenosyltransferase: MFTSESVTEGHPDKVADQISDAVLDAVLTEDPTSRVACETFLTTGQVSVGGEITTKASPDVVRIVRETLNRIGYSDHRSSFDGNTCGVSVSLDEQSPDIAQGVDDAYETREEDGSDPLDKIGAGDQGMMFGYACDETDVLMPLPIHLAHRMSERLAEVRHEGTLPYLLPDGKTQVTVSYDDGEPTGVKTVVVSSHHDPDVDLDTLRPDIEEKVVRPLLPKNLDSSELRVLINPTGRFEVGGPVADAGLTGRKIIVDTYGGMARHGGGAFSGKDYTKVDRSAAYAARWVAKNIVAAGLARKAELQLAYAIGVAHPVSVSVDTFGTERVDPQQIYKGVLDVFDLRPGAIHRDLELARPIYRPTAAYGHFGRTEQSFTWERTDRADELRRVVGA, translated from the coding sequence CTGTTCACATCGGAAAGCGTGACCGAGGGTCACCCCGACAAGGTCGCAGACCAGATCTCTGACGCGGTGCTCGACGCCGTGCTCACCGAGGACCCGACCAGCCGGGTCGCGTGCGAGACCTTCCTGACCACCGGTCAGGTCTCCGTCGGCGGCGAGATCACCACGAAGGCCTCGCCCGATGTGGTGCGCATCGTCCGGGAGACCCTGAACCGCATCGGGTACTCCGACCACCGCTCAAGCTTCGACGGCAACACCTGCGGTGTGAGCGTCTCGCTCGACGAGCAGTCGCCCGATATCGCCCAGGGCGTCGACGACGCGTACGAGACGCGCGAGGAGGACGGCAGCGACCCGCTCGACAAGATCGGCGCCGGTGACCAGGGCATGATGTTCGGTTACGCGTGCGACGAGACCGACGTGCTCATGCCGTTGCCGATCCACCTGGCACACCGGATGTCCGAGCGCCTCGCCGAGGTCCGCCACGAGGGGACCCTGCCGTACCTGCTCCCCGACGGGAAAACGCAGGTCACGGTCTCCTACGACGACGGCGAGCCGACCGGCGTGAAGACGGTCGTCGTCTCGAGTCACCACGACCCCGACGTCGACCTCGACACGCTGCGGCCGGACATCGAGGAGAAGGTCGTCCGCCCCCTGCTGCCGAAGAACCTCGATTCGAGCGAGCTGCGGGTGCTCATCAACCCGACCGGCCGATTCGAGGTCGGCGGGCCGGTCGCCGACGCAGGTCTCACGGGCCGCAAGATCATCGTCGACACCTACGGCGGCATGGCCCGCCATGGCGGCGGCGCCTTCAGCGGCAAGGACTACACCAAGGTCGACCGGTCGGCGGCGTACGCGGCACGGTGGGTCGCGAAGAACATCGTCGCCGCGGGGCTGGCCCGCAAGGCCGAGCTCCAGCTCGCCTACGCGATCGGCGTGGCGCACCCGGTCTCCGTGTCGGTTGACACCTTCGGCACCGAGCGGGTCGACCCCCAGCAGATCTACAAGGGTGTCCTCGACGTGTTCGACCTGCGCCCGGGCGCGATCCACCGCGATCTGGAGCTCGCGCGCCCGATCTATCGCCCGACGGCGGCGTACGGCCACTTCGGGCGCACCGAGCAGTCGTTCACCTGGGAGCGCACCGACCGGGCCGACGAGCTGCGCCGCGTGGTCGGCGCGTAA
- the metH gene encoding methionine synthase → MIDEARRRPGYNHPLLAAARERVVVVDGGMGTSVQSFDLTLDDFEGLEGCNEVLVRTRPDVVRQIHESFLEVGCDAVETDTFGGAPWVLGEYGLEDETESLNEAAARIAREACDAFGTDRWVLGSIGPGTRSPTLSLGKDPAEANDYIDYDTMVEGYVRQSRGLLAGGSDAIIVETCFDLLQAKAAIWGAHLAIGETDRTVPILVQVTIEANINTMLLGSEVGAALTALEPLPIDVLGINCATGPEDMREHVRYLSEQSPLPISVIPNAGIPSLSEDGDTLYPLEPEGLAAAHREFVTEFGVAIVGGCCGTTPDHLREVVEAVRDFTPRERDPQLQPSLASLYAPVPIEQDNSFLIVGERMNANGSKKFRELLLEEDLEAQAGMAAEQVREGAHALDVCVDYVGRDGSSDLVPLVERLATQSTLPLVVDSTEVEVIRAGLQRLGGRAMINSVNLEDGRTKADQLFPMAYQFGAGVVCLAIDEEGQARTADWKLDACKRIAELAREHGLRNSDLIFDTLTFPLGSGQEDLRRDGMETLEAIRRVKEEIPGAYTILGLSNVSFGLSPAARQALNSVFLAMAMEYGLDAAIVHAGRILPLHQIDDEVQTICRDLVQDNRGTAGKGGTADENYDPLHALMERFEGASLAGSGAEELAAMAVADRLEKRIIDGNKDGLGDDLDQALSEGYAPLDIINQHLLAGMKVVGDLFGEGKMQLPFVLQSAECMKAAVAHLEPYMEASDDGGKAKVLLATVKGDVHDIGKNLVDIILSNNGFDVHNIGIKQPIDNIIHEAQEFGADAIGLSGLLVKSTVIMKSDLEEMQRRELQDYPVLLGGAALNRGYVEMDLREVYEGPLFYCKDAFAGLQTMDELVEHKDAGGWPDDWGTIPIERPQKRAREEAATAPAEPVSRSDVATDVPVPTPPFWGSRVVRGISLDELAGFLNKVALFRNQWGLDKNSWEEGEAALRKILAYARSEQLLRPEVVYGYWPANGDGNDIVVWAGPDSDEEAARWTLPRQTKGRQLCMADYLRPIESGERDAIAFQAVTVGPKVSERTAELFAQDAYTDYLYLHGLGVEMAEALAEYWHRRIREELDIHHQDAAEVEELFKLNYQGARFSFGYPACPDLEQRKPLFDLLDGSRIGLDLSEEFQLHPEQATDALVFHHPEARYFSAR, encoded by the coding sequence ATGATCGATGAAGCGCGACGCCGACCCGGCTACAACCATCCGCTCCTCGCTGCGGCACGGGAACGTGTCGTCGTCGTCGACGGCGGCATGGGCACCTCGGTGCAGTCGTTCGACCTGACGCTCGACGACTTCGAGGGCCTGGAGGGCTGCAACGAAGTGCTCGTGCGGACCCGCCCGGACGTCGTGCGGCAGATCCACGAGAGCTTCCTCGAGGTCGGATGCGACGCGGTCGAGACCGACACCTTCGGCGGGGCGCCGTGGGTGCTCGGGGAGTACGGGCTCGAGGACGAGACCGAGTCGTTGAACGAGGCCGCGGCCCGCATCGCTCGTGAGGCCTGCGACGCGTTCGGCACCGACCGTTGGGTGCTCGGCTCGATCGGCCCCGGCACGCGCTCGCCGACGCTGTCGCTCGGCAAGGACCCGGCGGAGGCCAACGACTACATCGACTACGACACGATGGTCGAGGGTTACGTCCGCCAGAGCCGCGGGCTGCTGGCCGGTGGGAGCGACGCGATCATCGTCGAGACCTGCTTCGACCTGCTGCAGGCGAAGGCCGCGATCTGGGGCGCCCACCTCGCGATCGGCGAGACGGACCGCACGGTGCCGATCCTCGTGCAGGTCACCATCGAGGCGAACATCAACACGATGCTCCTCGGCAGCGAGGTCGGGGCCGCGCTCACCGCGCTGGAGCCGCTGCCGATCGACGTGCTCGGCATCAACTGCGCCACCGGACCCGAGGACATGCGCGAGCACGTGCGCTACCTGTCCGAGCAGTCCCCGTTGCCGATCAGCGTGATCCCGAACGCCGGCATTCCTTCGCTGTCCGAGGACGGCGACACCCTCTATCCGCTGGAGCCCGAGGGGCTGGCTGCCGCCCACCGCGAGTTCGTGACCGAGTTCGGGGTCGCGATCGTGGGCGGGTGCTGCGGCACGACGCCGGACCACCTGCGCGAGGTCGTCGAGGCCGTGCGCGACTTCACCCCGCGTGAACGCGACCCGCAGCTACAGCCGTCGCTCGCGTCGTTGTACGCGCCGGTCCCGATCGAACAGGACAACTCGTTCCTGATCGTCGGTGAGCGCATGAACGCGAACGGGTCGAAGAAGTTCCGTGAGCTGCTGCTCGAGGAGGACCTCGAGGCGCAGGCGGGGATGGCGGCTGAACAGGTACGCGAGGGCGCGCATGCGCTCGACGTCTGCGTGGACTACGTCGGTCGTGACGGCAGCTCGGACCTCGTCCCGCTGGTCGAGCGGCTCGCGACGCAGTCGACCCTGCCGCTCGTCGTCGACTCGACCGAGGTCGAGGTGATCCGCGCCGGCTTGCAGCGCCTCGGCGGCCGCGCGATGATCAACTCGGTCAACCTCGAGGACGGTCGCACGAAGGCCGATCAGCTCTTCCCCATGGCGTACCAGTTCGGCGCCGGTGTGGTCTGCCTCGCGATCGACGAGGAGGGCCAGGCCCGCACCGCCGACTGGAAGCTCGACGCGTGCAAGCGCATCGCCGAGCTCGCCCGTGAGCACGGCTTGCGCAACTCCGACCTCATCTTCGACACGCTCACGTTCCCGCTCGGGTCGGGGCAGGAGGATCTGCGCCGGGACGGGATGGAGACGCTCGAGGCCATCCGTCGCGTCAAGGAGGAGATCCCCGGGGCCTACACGATCCTCGGGCTCTCGAACGTCTCGTTCGGGTTGTCCCCGGCTGCGCGGCAGGCGCTGAACTCGGTCTTCCTCGCCATGGCGATGGAGTACGGGCTCGACGCCGCGATCGTGCACGCCGGCCGGATCCTGCCGTTGCACCAGATCGACGACGAGGTGCAGACGATCTGCCGCGACCTCGTGCAGGACAACCGCGGCACCGCCGGCAAGGGCGGGACCGCCGACGAGAACTACGACCCGCTGCACGCGCTCATGGAGCGCTTCGAGGGGGCGTCGCTCGCCGGTTCCGGCGCCGAGGAGCTCGCGGCCATGGCGGTCGCCGATCGTCTGGAGAAGCGGATCATCGACGGCAACAAGGACGGCCTGGGCGACGACCTCGACCAGGCGCTGTCGGAGGGCTACGCGCCGCTCGACATCATCAACCAGCACCTGCTGGCGGGCATGAAGGTCGTCGGGGACCTGTTCGGCGAGGGCAAGATGCAGCTGCCGTTCGTGCTGCAGTCGGCCGAGTGCATGAAGGCCGCGGTCGCGCACCTCGAGCCGTACATGGAGGCGAGCGACGACGGCGGCAAGGCGAAGGTCCTGCTCGCGACCGTCAAGGGCGACGTCCACGACATCGGCAAGAACCTCGTCGACATCATCCTGTCGAACAACGGCTTCGACGTGCACAACATCGGCATCAAGCAGCCGATCGACAACATCATCCACGAGGCCCAGGAGTTCGGGGCCGACGCGATCGGGCTCTCCGGCCTCCTCGTGAAGTCGACGGTGATCATGAAGTCCGACCTCGAGGAGATGCAGCGCCGCGAACTGCAGGACTACCCGGTGCTGCTCGGCGGCGCCGCGCTGAACCGCGGGTACGTCGAGATGGATCTGCGCGAGGTCTACGAGGGGCCGCTGTTCTACTGCAAGGACGCGTTCGCGGGCCTGCAGACGATGGACGAACTCGTCGAGCACAAGGACGCCGGCGGCTGGCCCGACGACTGGGGCACGATCCCCATCGAGCGGCCGCAGAAGCGAGCCCGCGAGGAAGCGGCCACCGCCCCCGCCGAGCCGGTGAGTCGCTCCGACGTCGCCACCGATGTGCCCGTCCCCACACCGCCGTTCTGGGGGTCGCGGGTCGTCCGCGGCATCTCGCTCGACGAGCTCGCGGGCTTCCTCAACAAGGTCGCGCTGTTCCGCAACCAGTGGGGCCTCGACAAGAACAGCTGGGAGGAGGGCGAGGCCGCGCTGCGGAAGATCCTGGCGTACGCCCGCTCCGAGCAGCTGCTGCGGCCCGAGGTCGTCTACGGGTACTGGCCGGCGAACGGCGACGGCAACGACATCGTCGTGTGGGCCGGGCCGGACAGCGACGAGGAGGCCGCACGGTGGACGCTGCCCCGGCAGACGAAGGGCCGCCAGCTCTGCATGGCGGATTACCTGCGGCCGATCGAGTCCGGCGAGCGCGACGCCATCGCCTTCCAGGCGGTGACCGTCGGCCCCAAGGTCAGTGAGCGCACGGCCGAGCTGTTCGCCCAGGACGCCTACACCGACTACCTCTATCTCCACGGCCTCGGGGTGGAGATGGCCGAGGCGCTCGCGGAGTACTGGCACCGTCGCATCCGCGAGGAGCTCGACATCCACCACCAGGACGCCGCCGAGGTCGAGGAGCTGTTCAAGCTGAACTACCAGGGCGCGCGCTTCAGCTTCGGCTATCCCGCCTGCCCGGACCTCGAGCAGCGCAAGCCGCTGTTCGACCTGCTCGACGGCAGCCGGATCGGCCTCGACCTCAGCGAGGAGTTCCAGCTGCACCCGGAGCAGGCCACCGACGCGCTGGTCTTCCACCACCCGGAGGCGCGATACTTCAGCGCCCGCTGA
- the mobA gene encoding molybdenum cofactor guanylyltransferase, whose product MALGPFPNDASTGDTTRPRLPELSGLVLAGGRGERMGGDKAVQRIGGQRLVDRALAVLGELTDDLLIARGDRDALRIADTREVPDAAPGVGPVGGLVAGLAAAHHDLVAVLAVDLPRASAPVLARLASAAHRHGADAAVPVVERRQPLHAVWHRTALPVLRERVASGRHCLMGALDELHVVECGPDHWSDLDPAGAFARNVNRPADLA is encoded by the coding sequence ATGGCCCTCGGTCCCTTCCCCAACGACGCGTCGACGGGCGACACGACGCGACCTCGCCTCCCGGAGCTGAGCGGGCTCGTGCTGGCCGGCGGGCGTGGCGAGCGGATGGGCGGCGACAAGGCGGTCCAACGGATCGGGGGGCAGCGGCTAGTCGACCGCGCGCTCGCCGTGCTCGGGGAACTCACCGATGATCTGCTGATCGCCCGTGGTGACCGCGACGCGTTGCGGATCGCGGACACCCGTGAGGTTCCCGACGCGGCGCCGGGGGTCGGCCCGGTCGGGGGGCTGGTAGCCGGTCTGGCCGCTGCACATCACGACCTGGTCGCCGTGCTGGCCGTGGACCTGCCCCGCGCCAGCGCTCCGGTGCTGGCACGACTGGCCAGCGCAGCCCATCGCCACGGCGCGGACGCGGCCGTGCCCGTCGTGGAGCGGCGCCAGCCCCTGCACGCCGTCTGGCATCGCACCGCGTTGCCGGTCCTGCGGGAACGCGTCGCGTCGGGGAGACACTGCCTCATGGGGGCCCTCGACGAGTTGCACGTCGTCGAATGCGGTCCCGATCACTGGAGCGACCTCGACCCCGCGGGCGCCTTCGCACGGAACGTGAACCGCCCGGCGGACCTCGCCTAG
- a CDS encoding SDR family NAD(P)-dependent oxidoreductase — protein MASATEDTTARRLDLSGRGVLVTGAGRGLGATIAERFALAGARVIVNHRSGDGEAVAEAIRDSGGEAVAVAADVSDDEGPARLAEAAAAELPTLDVLVNAAAAQPLHPWEELDAAAWDAVLAATLRSAFAMTRACEAALVEARGAVVNISSIEARQPMPGHAHYAAAKAGLERLTQAAAVELGPRGVRVNAVAPGLIHREDLPRNWPEGIARYEAAAPLGRTGGADEIADAVVFLASPAAAWITGTTLVVDGGVTAAPSW, from the coding sequence ATGGCTTCTGCGACCGAGGACACGACGGCCCGGCGACTCGACCTCTCGGGCCGTGGGGTGCTGGTGACCGGGGCCGGCCGCGGACTGGGTGCGACGATCGCGGAGCGGTTCGCGCTCGCCGGGGCTCGCGTGATCGTCAACCATCGCTCGGGTGATGGCGAGGCCGTCGCGGAGGCGATCCGCGATTCGGGGGGCGAAGCGGTCGCCGTGGCTGCCGACGTGTCCGACGACGAGGGTCCAGCACGGCTCGCGGAGGCCGCCGCCGCAGAGCTGCCGACCCTGGACGTGCTCGTGAACGCCGCCGCCGCCCAGCCGCTGCATCCGTGGGAGGAACTGGACGCCGCCGCGTGGGACGCGGTGCTGGCCGCGACCCTGCGCAGCGCCTTCGCGATGACGCGTGCGTGCGAGGCGGCGCTGGTCGAGGCCCGCGGCGCGGTCGTCAACATCAGCTCGATCGAGGCGCGCCAGCCGATGCCGGGTCACGCGCACTACGCGGCCGCGAAGGCCGGGCTGGAGCGGCTCACACAGGCGGCGGCGGTGGAGCTCGGGCCCCGGGGCGTCCGGGTGAACGCCGTCGCCCCGGGACTGATCCACCGCGAGGACCTACCTCGCAACTGGCCCGAGGGCATCGCCCGCTACGAGGCGGCCGCCCCCCTCGGGCGCACCGGTGGCGCCGACGAGATCGCCGACGCCGTGGTCTTCCTCGCCTCCCCCGCCGCCGCGTGGATCACGGGCACGACGCTGGTGGTCGACGGCGGCGTCACTGCCGCACCGAGCTGGTGA
- a CDS encoding cupin domain-containing protein has product MESLTGHQVAALLDLEPLPVEGGLYRRIHADEACTSIYYLMIAPAYSALHALTVTEVWHHHAGAPARMLLLHPDGHVERPVLGPELVDGQRSQVVVPPGTWQGAATLGDWTLAGCTAAPAFTDAAFTLGAAEDLAAAYPGAAEDVRRLAGGGA; this is encoded by the coding sequence ATGGAATCGCTGACTGGTCACCAGGTCGCCGCGTTGCTCGATCTCGAGCCGTTGCCGGTCGAGGGTGGCCTCTACCGCCGCATTCACGCGGACGAGGCCTGCACGAGCATCTACTACCTCATGATCGCGCCCGCGTACTCGGCTCTGCACGCGCTCACCGTGACCGAGGTCTGGCACCACCACGCAGGGGCGCCCGCCCGGATGTTGCTGCTCCACCCGGATGGGCACGTGGAACGCCCGGTTCTCGGCCCGGAACTCGTGGACGGGCAACGGTCCCAGGTCGTGGTCCCTCCCGGGACCTGGCAGGGTGCGGCGACGCTGGGGGACTGGACCCTGGCGGGCTGCACCGCGGCCCCGGCCTTCACCGACGCCGCCTTCACCCTCGGTGCGGCCGAGGACCTCGCGGCCGCCTATCCGGGCGCCGCCGAGGACGTGCGGCGCCTCGCCGGCGGTGGCGCCTGA
- a CDS encoding amidohydrolase family protein encodes MPTRFLADAVVTCDERMTVHRPGFVDVDHAGRIEDVGDATQPPPAGTDHTTQRVSGVLLPGLVNVHCHSPMTLLRGSGEDLPLLQWLEEVVWPREGRMNADDTYWGMTLACAELLRFGVTTSCEMYFYPEAVVDAVRDAGSRCVVTAAVLVAPGMEHLGGWQSQLDTAIGLGDRYAGDADPRVEVGLAAHAAYTLPIEALTGIAEAAGQRDRLLQIHVAESQHEGAELEAEHGKSVPALLEDIGFFEPRRVLAAHSVWLSDEDLAIYRRAGVAVAHCPQSNTKLASGIARVTDFLEAGIAVGLGTDGPASNNDLDLWEEARLAPLLQRARTGEATALPAEAALGLPTRGGAQALGRPDLGVLERGRWADLVRLETADAAFVPMLTDRDLLAHLVWSASSRHVRDVWVAGRRVVANGVVLTVDEERARAEVQQRAERLATG; translated from the coding sequence GTGCCCACCCGCTTCCTCGCTGACGCAGTCGTGACGTGCGACGAACGGATGACGGTGCACCGCCCCGGATTCGTCGATGTCGACCATGCCGGGCGCATCGAGGACGTCGGCGATGCCACGCAGCCACCGCCCGCGGGAACCGACCACACGACCCAGCGGGTATCGGGTGTCCTGCTGCCGGGCCTGGTCAACGTGCACTGCCACTCGCCGATGACGCTGCTGCGCGGGAGCGGCGAGGACCTGCCGCTGCTGCAGTGGCTGGAGGAGGTCGTCTGGCCCCGCGAGGGGCGCATGAACGCCGACGACACCTACTGGGGCATGACCCTCGCGTGCGCCGAGCTGCTGCGCTTCGGCGTCACGACGAGCTGCGAGATGTACTTCTATCCCGAGGCGGTCGTCGACGCCGTTCGCGACGCGGGCAGCCGATGCGTCGTCACCGCGGCGGTCCTGGTCGCGCCCGGCATGGAGCACCTGGGCGGCTGGCAGTCGCAGCTCGACACCGCGATCGGGCTCGGCGACCGGTACGCGGGGGACGCCGACCCGCGCGTCGAGGTCGGACTCGCCGCCCATGCCGCGTACACGCTGCCGATCGAGGCGCTCACCGGCATCGCCGAGGCCGCCGGGCAGCGTGACCGGCTGCTGCAGATCCACGTCGCGGAGTCGCAGCATGAGGGGGCCGAGCTCGAGGCGGAGCACGGCAAGAGCGTCCCCGCGCTGCTGGAGGACATCGGCTTCTTCGAGCCCCGCCGCGTGCTGGCCGCGCACTCGGTGTGGCTGTCCGACGAGGATCTCGCGATCTACCGGCGCGCCGGCGTCGCGGTCGCGCACTGCCCGCAGAGCAACACGAAGCTCGCGAGCGGCATCGCCCGCGTCACCGACTTCCTCGAGGCCGGCATCGCGGTCGGACTCGGCACCGACGGACCGGCGAGCAACAACGACCTCGACCTGTGGGAGGAGGCGCGCCTCGCCCCACTCCTGCAACGCGCGCGGACGGGCGAGGCCACCGCCCTGCCCGCGGAGGCCGCGCTCGGGCTCCCCACGCGCGGCGGCGCACAAGCGCTCGGGCGTCCCGACCTGGGCGTCCTCGAACGGGGTCGCTGGGCTGACCTGGTGCGCCTGGAGACCGCGGACGCCGCCTTCGTGCCCATGCTCACCGACCGCGACCTGCTCGCACACCTCGTCTGGTCGGCCTCCAGCCGCCACGTGCGCGACGTGTGGGTCGCCGGTCGACGGGTCGTCGCGAACGGGGTCGTGTTGACCGTCGACGAGGAGCGGGCGCGCGCCGAGGTCCAACAGCGTGCCGAGCGACTGGCCACGGGGTAA
- a CDS encoding phosphoribosyltransferase: MQAAGATQAVERERLTWEAFGVGARELAQTVDADGYRPDAVLAIARGGLVIGGALAYALGVKPSYLVNVEYYTGEGQTMEAPVVLPAALNLDAASDARVLIADDVADSGHTLQVVHDLARSAVAEVRTAVLYEKPRSAVACDYVWKRTDAWIDFPWSSGSALVSEGARP, encoded by the coding sequence ATGCAGGCTGCGGGAGCGACGCAGGCCGTGGAGCGCGAACGTCTCACCTGGGAGGCGTTCGGCGTTGGCGCACGCGAGCTCGCGCAGACGGTTGACGCCGACGGATACCGACCCGACGCGGTCCTTGCCATCGCGCGCGGCGGCCTGGTCATCGGGGGTGCGCTCGCGTACGCGCTCGGTGTCAAGCCCAGTTACCTCGTCAACGTCGAGTACTACACGGGGGAGGGTCAGACGATGGAGGCGCCGGTCGTGCTGCCCGCGGCCCTCAACCTGGATGCGGCGAGCGACGCGCGGGTCCTCATCGCCGACGACGTCGCCGACTCGGGCCACACGTTGCAGGTGGTGCACGACCTCGCCAGGTCGGCGGTCGCGGAGGTCCGTACGGCGGTGCTCTACGAGAAGCCCCGCTCGGCCGTCGCGTGCGACTACGTCTGGAAGCGCACCGACGCGTGGATCGACTTCCCGTGGTCGAGCGGATCCGCACTGGTCAGCGAGGGCGCGCGACCCTAG
- a CDS encoding HpcH/HpaI aldolase/citrate lyase family protein produces the protein MSTDETVREPRLRRSVLAVPGNRPDMAEKAAAGDADEIFLDLEDAVPPDLKAEARDLVIRALMGTDCGDKTVAVRVNDVRSPWCHDDVSALLHGAGDRIDTLVVPKVEHPGELHFLAYLLDQLEAATEHGARIGVEAQVESGAGATRLEAISEVTDRLEALIFGPGDYAADLGIPAIDVGLGAEGTPGDPFHAVRTRIAQFARAVGAEAVDGPLADFTDDEGYRESARHALGVGFDGKWCIHPRQVPLANEVFTPSHRQVSRAAAMLAAYEEALAAGQGAATFEGAMIDEASRKMARRLIARGRAAGVRAE, from the coding sequence ATGAGCACGGACGAGACCGTTCGAGAGCCCCGGCTGCGCCGATCCGTCCTCGCAGTGCCGGGCAACCGCCCCGACATGGCGGAGAAGGCCGCCGCCGGCGACGCCGACGAGATCTTCCTCGACCTCGAGGACGCGGTGCCCCCCGATCTCAAGGCCGAGGCCCGGGACCTGGTGATCCGGGCGCTCATGGGGACCGACTGCGGCGACAAGACCGTTGCGGTGCGCGTCAACGACGTGCGCAGCCCCTGGTGCCACGACGACGTGTCCGCGCTGCTGCATGGCGCCGGCGATCGGATCGACACGCTCGTCGTCCCGAAGGTGGAGCATCCCGGCGAGTTGCACTTCCTCGCCTACCTGCTGGATCAGCTCGAGGCGGCCACGGAGCACGGGGCGAGGATCGGCGTCGAGGCGCAGGTGGAGAGCGGGGCGGGCGCCACCCGGCTCGAGGCCATCAGCGAGGTCACCGATCGACTGGAGGCGCTGATCTTCGGGCCCGGCGACTACGCCGCGGACCTCGGCATCCCCGCGATCGACGTGGGGCTGGGCGCCGAAGGCACGCCGGGCGACCCGTTCCACGCGGTACGCACCCGGATCGCGCAGTTCGCCCGGGCGGTCGGCGCCGAGGCAGTCGACGGGCCGCTGGCCGACTTCACCGACGACGAGGGCTACCGCGAGAGCGCCCGCCACGCGCTCGGGGTGGGTTTCGACGGGAAGTGGTGCATCCATCCCCGCCAGGTGCCCCTCGCCAACGAGGTGTTCACGCCGAGCCACCGGCAGGTCTCACGGGCCGCCGCGATGCTGGCGGCCTACGAGGAGGCCCTGGCCGCCGGCCAGGGAGCGGCGACCTTCGAGGGCGCGATGATCGACGAGGCGAGCCGCAAGATGGCCCGGCGGTTGATCGCCCGGGGCCGGGCCGCCGGGGTGCGGGCCGAGTGA